One genomic window of Candidatus Hydrogenedentota bacterium includes the following:
- a CDS encoding MoxR family ATPase — protein sequence MGISVDAIRRNVEAQASFVQRLRKEIGRVIVGQQYMVDRLLIGILANGHVLVEGVPGLAKTTAVKTLARAIQCQFSRIQFTPDLLPADLIGTLIYNPKDGNFTTKKGPIFGNIILADEINRAPAKVQSALLEAMQERQVTIGDQTYKLEEPFMVLATQNPIEQEGTYPLPEAQVDRFMLKLRVGYPGKAEEREIMDRVDMLHEARVDTVVTKHEILHAREVVNQIYVDDKAKNYIVDIVQATRQPDAYGMPIKHLIEYGASPRATIYLQAAARAQAFLQGEGNVYPNDVKQVAMDILRHRVIITYEAEAEGKASEDIIRMVLDTVPVP from the coding sequence ATGGGTATTTCGGTAGATGCGATCCGGCGCAATGTAGAGGCGCAGGCATCGTTTGTGCAGCGCTTGCGGAAGGAAATTGGCCGGGTCATCGTGGGTCAGCAGTATATGGTTGACAGATTGCTGATCGGAATCCTAGCCAACGGTCATGTGCTGGTTGAAGGCGTGCCGGGTCTGGCGAAGACGACCGCCGTCAAGACTCTCGCGCGGGCCATCCAGTGCCAGTTCAGCCGGATTCAATTCACGCCGGACCTCCTCCCCGCCGATCTTATAGGGACACTCATCTATAACCCGAAGGACGGGAACTTCACGACGAAGAAGGGGCCGATTTTCGGAAACATCATCCTTGCGGACGAGATCAATCGAGCGCCGGCGAAGGTGCAGAGCGCGTTGCTCGAAGCGATGCAGGAACGGCAGGTGACTATTGGGGATCAGACCTACAAGCTCGAAGAGCCGTTCATGGTCCTCGCGACGCAGAACCCGATCGAGCAGGAAGGCACCTACCCCCTTCCCGAAGCGCAGGTAGATCGCTTCATGCTGAAGTTGCGCGTGGGCTACCCCGGCAAAGCCGAAGAGCGCGAAATCATGGATCGCGTGGATATGTTGCACGAGGCGCGCGTGGACACGGTGGTGACGAAGCATGAAATCTTGCATGCGCGCGAAGTCGTGAATCAGATCTATGTCGACGACAAGGCGAAGAATTACATCGTCGATATTGTGCAGGCGACACGCCAACCGGATGCGTATGGCATGCCGATCAAACATCTGATCGAGTACGGCGCGTCGCCCCGCGCGACTATCTACTTGCAGGCCGCCGCGCGCGCGCAGGCCTTCCTCCAAGGCGAAGGCAATGTCTATCCCAACGATGTGAAGCAAGTGGCGATGGACATCCTGCGCCACCGCGTCATCATCACCTACGAAGCGGAAGCAGAAGGTAAAGCAAGCGAAGATATTATTCGGATGGTGCTGGACACGGTGCCTGTGCCGTAG
- a CDS encoding VWA domain-containing protein, which produces MIANVMEQLRFHTLMHPWVLWFALAIPLLIAAEWLARAPGAVTVSTGETLARIRHPQGLLLRRLPAVARAIGLLLLLVALARPLQGLAVQKDEGEVIDIMLCIDVSASMSALDIVGGRIRASRLDVTKEAVTNFISNRKQNPEQRFGLDRMGLVLYAKYAWTQTPLTVDYDVLEYDIQNASIDMDDTGKATAIGSALGLAVSKLRKSEAKAKVIILLTDGRNNFGDLDPFTAAQIAKEFGIKVYTIAAGSSDDAVVPQSGFAGLLGAQRMPIDTETLERIASITEGRFFRATDYESLEGAYDEINQLETTTIELGDYYEYKEAFVPWAVLGGLFVMGSIAVRRTWFEPVP; this is translated from the coding sequence ATGATCGCCAACGTGATGGAGCAGCTTCGATTTCACACGCTGATGCACCCGTGGGTGCTGTGGTTCGCGCTAGCGATACCGTTGCTCATCGCCGCGGAATGGTTGGCGCGCGCGCCGGGCGCGGTGACGGTATCCACGGGCGAAACGCTCGCGCGCATACGCCATCCGCAAGGACTCTTACTCCGCAGACTGCCCGCCGTCGCGCGGGCGATCGGTCTGCTGTTGTTGCTCGTCGCGCTCGCGCGTCCGCTGCAGGGCCTCGCCGTACAGAAGGACGAGGGCGAGGTCATCGACATCATGCTGTGCATCGATGTGTCGGCAAGCATGTCCGCCCTCGATATTGTCGGCGGGAGAATACGGGCGTCGCGACTTGACGTCACGAAGGAGGCGGTAACGAATTTCATCTCGAATCGCAAGCAAAACCCGGAGCAGCGGTTCGGTCTCGACCGGATGGGTCTCGTGTTGTACGCGAAGTATGCGTGGACGCAAACGCCGCTGACGGTCGACTACGACGTTCTGGAATACGATATCCAGAACGCATCCATCGACATGGACGATACGGGAAAGGCGACGGCCATCGGGTCGGCACTCGGCCTGGCCGTGAGCAAACTTCGGAAGTCCGAGGCGAAGGCAAAGGTCATTATTTTGTTGACGGACGGCCGGAACAACTTCGGCGATCTCGATCCCTTTACCGCCGCCCAGATTGCGAAAGAATTTGGCATCAAGGTGTACACGATCGCCGCGGGGAGTTCCGATGACGCCGTTGTCCCGCAATCGGGGTTCGCGGGACTGCTTGGGGCGCAACGCATGCCTATCGACACGGAAACGCTGGAGCGCATCGCGAGCATTACGGAGGGCCGCTTTTTCCGCGCGACGGATTACGAGTCGCTCGAAGGCGCGTACGACGAAATCAACCAACTCGAAACGACGACGATCGAGTTGGGCGACTACTACGAATACAAGGAAGCGTTCGTTCCGTGGGCGGTCCTCGGCGGCCTGTTCGTGATGGGATCGATCGCGGTCCGCCGCACGTGGTTCGAGCCGGTGCCGTAA
- a CDS encoding VWA domain-containing protein: MGIEFGIPYYGAWLAGTAFALVCLYVSLNVMERQRQGRIARFVEAKLAPRLLAGLDASARRPLAWFTLLGVGALAVAVAQPHWGQSLREITKHSRDFIILLDTSESMRAKSPLPNRMERAKQKIALLLDKAPADRFALVAFSGAAQLQSPLTLDHRYFRTVLDSMDTDVISEEGTNIAAAMQAAIKVFAKEDEDAGVSNRASRAILLISDGEQLEGDGIEAAREASNYARVFVLGIGDPDGAEVMMPDFMARYLKDGRRGTSEHDPTKPHRSALDEGTLKQIALEGGGAYARSVADTWDIDELYSRFATLSTRDTSSELRLRLVNRYQWPLAAAIAAFAAEGVWLAIMPWWRRWRERKQRAAGVDGAEYA, translated from the coding sequence ATGGGAATCGAATTCGGCATACCGTACTACGGCGCGTGGCTCGCAGGGACCGCGTTTGCGCTGGTTTGCCTGTACGTAAGCTTGAACGTCATGGAACGCCAGCGCCAAGGCCGTATTGCGCGGTTCGTCGAGGCGAAACTTGCGCCCCGTCTACTCGCGGGGTTGGACGCATCCGCGCGCAGGCCGCTGGCGTGGTTCACGCTATTGGGCGTGGGCGCGCTTGCGGTCGCGGTTGCGCAGCCGCATTGGGGGCAGTCGCTGCGCGAAATCACCAAGCACAGCCGGGACTTCATCATTCTGCTGGACACATCGGAAAGCATGCGCGCGAAGAGTCCGCTGCCAAACCGCATGGAGCGCGCGAAGCAAAAGATCGCGTTGCTGCTCGATAAGGCGCCGGCGGACCGCTTTGCGCTGGTCGCGTTTTCGGGCGCGGCGCAACTTCAGAGTCCGCTGACGCTGGATCATCGGTACTTTCGCACGGTGTTGGACAGCATGGACACGGACGTGATCAGCGAGGAAGGCACGAACATCGCGGCGGCCATGCAGGCGGCGATCAAGGTCTTTGCGAAGGAAGACGAGGACGCGGGGGTAAGCAATCGGGCCTCGCGGGCGATTTTACTTATATCCGACGGCGAGCAGTTGGAGGGCGACGGCATCGAGGCGGCCCGGGAAGCGTCAAATTACGCGCGTGTGTTCGTTCTGGGCATCGGCGATCCGGATGGGGCCGAGGTGATGATGCCGGATTTCATGGCACGGTACTTGAAGGACGGGCGGCGCGGCACATCCGAACATGATCCAACGAAACCGCATCGTTCCGCTCTGGACGAGGGCACGTTGAAGCAGATTGCGCTCGAAGGCGGCGGCGCGTATGCGCGTTCCGTGGCAGACACATGGGACATCGACGAACTTTATTCGCGCTTCGCGACCTTATCGACGCGGGATACCAGCAGCGAATTGCGCCTCCGTTTGGTAAATCGATACCAATGGCCGTTGGCCGCCGCAATAGCGGCGTTCGCGGCGGAAGGGGTTTGGTTGGCGATCATGCCGTGGTGGCGTCGTTGGCGCGAACGGAAGCAGCGCGCGGCAGGTGTTGACGGGGCCGAATATGCGTAA
- a CDS encoding DUF58 domain-containing protein gives MIPQEIMQEIRRIQIRTNKIVNDIFTGQYESVFKGQGMEFHEVREYVPGDEIRSIDWNVTARTGVPHVKLLAEERELTVMLVVDASGSGRFGSVRRFKNELAAELCAVLAISAIKNNDKVGLIVFTDDVELYVPPSKGRRHVLRVIREILYFQPKGRKTNIPGALHFLNGVTRRRSVAFLVSDFMANDYESALRVANKRHDVVAVVVSDPRESALPDVGLLSVRDAETGRETLVNTSNPSVRQEYAKAAAKRSGERDMMLRRTRVDAIHVRTDRPYVDELYRFFRMREKRFVV, from the coding sequence ATGATCCCGCAAGAAATCATGCAGGAAATTCGCCGGATCCAAATCCGGACGAACAAGATCGTGAACGACATTTTTACGGGCCAGTATGAAAGCGTGTTCAAAGGCCAGGGGATGGAGTTTCACGAGGTGCGGGAGTACGTGCCGGGGGACGAGATTCGGTCGATAGATTGGAACGTGACGGCGCGGACGGGCGTGCCGCACGTGAAACTGCTGGCCGAAGAGCGCGAATTGACGGTGATGCTCGTGGTGGATGCGAGCGGTTCGGGGCGGTTCGGCAGCGTGCGGCGATTCAAGAACGAGTTGGCGGCGGAGTTGTGCGCGGTGCTCGCGATCTCCGCGATCAAGAACAATGACAAGGTCGGTCTGATCGTTTTTACAGACGACGTTGAATTGTATGTGCCGCCGAGCAAAGGGCGGCGGCACGTGCTGCGGGTTATCCGCGAGATTCTTTACTTCCAACCGAAGGGACGAAAGACGAACATACCCGGCGCGCTGCACTTCTTAAATGGTGTGACGCGGCGGCGCTCGGTCGCGTTCCTCGTCTCCGATTTCATGGCGAACGATTACGAATCTGCACTAAGGGTGGCGAACAAGCGGCACGATGTCGTCGCGGTCGTTGTGTCCGATCCGCGCGAGAGCGCGCTGCCGGACGTTGGGCTGCTTTCCGTGCGCGACGCCGAAACCGGCCGGGAGACGTTGGTCAACACGAGCAATCCGTCCGTGCGGCAGGAATACGCCAAAGCCGCGGCAAAACGGTCGGGGGAGCGCGACATGATGTTGCGGCGGACGCGCGTGGACGCGATACATGTGCGCACAGATCGCCCCTACGTCGATGAGTTGTACCGGTTTTTCCGGATGCGCGAGAAGCGCTTTGTGGTGTGA